A part of Candidatus Electrothrix aestuarii genomic DNA contains:
- a CDS encoding Crp/Fnr family transcriptional regulator → MLTRDQKKTILAGSILFQGLSDELINLLANLTLQKQYQKGETIFLEGGPVAGFYLVAQGQVKIFKSSPNGKEQIFYALGPGEPFGLTPLFHNQKFPACAASMIPSIALFFPKTEFLQMTKAHHPLAHSMLAGLSQRLCRLSIKLGDLALKEVPQRLIAHFIYLSEEQNRTDRILLDMPKSQLACLLGTSPENLSRILAHMTREGLIRVQGNMIELLRYNELRQYS, encoded by the coding sequence ATGCTTACCAGAGACCAAAAAAAGACGATCCTCGCTGGCTCCATTCTTTTCCAAGGACTTTCCGATGAACTGATTAACCTGCTTGCAAACCTGACCCTGCAAAAACAATATCAAAAAGGCGAAACTATCTTTCTGGAGGGCGGACCGGTTGCAGGATTTTATCTTGTCGCTCAAGGGCAAGTGAAAATCTTTAAATCCTCACCAAATGGTAAGGAACAAATCTTCTATGCCCTCGGCCCAGGGGAACCCTTTGGCCTGACCCCTCTTTTTCACAACCAAAAATTCCCGGCCTGTGCAGCGAGCATGATTCCATCCATCGCTCTTTTCTTCCCAAAAACAGAATTTCTTCAGATGACAAAAGCCCATCATCCTCTGGCACACTCTATGCTTGCCGGATTATCGCAGCGCTTGTGCAGGCTCTCAATAAAATTAGGAGACCTGGCACTCAAAGAAGTACCGCAGCGGCTGATTGCGCACTTTATCTATCTCTCAGAAGAACAAAACAGAACTGACCGAATCCTCCTTGACATGCCCAAATCACAACTCGCCTGCCTGTTGGGCACCAGCCCTGAAAATCTCTCTCGAATTCTTGCTCACATGACCAGAGAAGGACTCATCCGGGTGCAAGGGAACATGATCGAACTCCTCCGCTATAACGAACTCCGCCAATACAGCTAA
- a CDS encoding multiheme c-type cytochrome yields MRVVLWTTALALAVGIQGGAALAAQESGLPKAMSNETKTCLGCHKEINEGMYQQWGASKHYRANVGCYECHKADKGDADAMEHNGFTVSVIVSPKDCGRCHAKETEEFAGSHHSKAGQIMGSLDNKLAEVVEGNKGMKTAGYPDGISAAAVNGCWQCHGSRVAVLPGGKLDPATWPNSGIGRINPDGSEGSCSACHSRHNFSVEQVRNPENCGKCHMGPDHPQIEIYNESKHGIAFHANKDKMNMDSAKWIVGEDYSAAPTCATCHMSATKDMPTNHNVGLRIKWNNRPAISKEAHKTDETWGLESAKITGDMRRKNMKKVCISCHNVNFTDNFFIQYEELMNLYHEKFARPGLELYAAATKVLKAVKGDTYAQFAQMIDFTWFEIWHHEGRRARHAAAMMAPDYTHWHGTYEVAKHWYGKYIPELNEVIEMGKNSEKKEAVAAAEELEKLLVKVQADDNHKWATGQEDAADKAERTKRAEEFKKRYAK; encoded by the coding sequence ATGAGAGTGGTATTGTGGACGACTGCATTGGCGCTGGCAGTTGGAATACAAGGCGGAGCAGCCTTGGCAGCTCAGGAGAGCGGTCTGCCCAAGGCAATGTCGAATGAGACAAAGACCTGTCTGGGATGTCACAAGGAAATCAACGAGGGTATGTACCAACAATGGGGTGCGAGCAAGCATTATCGCGCCAATGTTGGCTGCTACGAATGCCATAAGGCGGATAAAGGCGATGCCGATGCAATGGAGCATAACGGTTTCACTGTCTCTGTCATTGTCTCCCCCAAGGACTGTGGTCGCTGTCATGCCAAGGAGACCGAGGAATTTGCCGGTTCCCATCATTCCAAGGCCGGTCAAATCATGGGCTCCCTGGACAACAAACTGGCCGAGGTTGTGGAAGGCAATAAGGGGATGAAGACGGCAGGTTACCCGGATGGCATTTCCGCTGCTGCGGTGAATGGCTGTTGGCAGTGTCACGGCTCCAGGGTTGCTGTCCTTCCGGGCGGGAAACTGGATCCTGCCACTTGGCCGAACAGCGGTATTGGGCGAATCAACCCGGACGGTAGCGAGGGCAGCTGCTCCGCCTGTCATTCACGGCATAACTTCTCGGTCGAGCAGGTGCGGAACCCTGAGAACTGCGGCAAATGCCATATGGGGCCGGATCATCCTCAGATCGAAATCTACAACGAGTCCAAGCATGGTATCGCCTTCCATGCCAATAAGGACAAGATGAACATGGATTCCGCCAAGTGGATTGTGGGTGAAGACTATTCTGCTGCCCCGACCTGTGCCACTTGTCATATGTCTGCAACCAAGGACATGCCGACCAACCATAACGTCGGTTTGCGTATCAAGTGGAACAACCGTCCGGCGATTTCCAAGGAAGCACATAAAACCGATGAAACCTGGGGGCTGGAGTCTGCAAAGATCACCGGTGACATGCGCCGCAAAAACATGAAAAAGGTCTGTATCTCCTGCCATAACGTCAACTTCACAGATAATTTCTTTATCCAGTATGAAGAGCTGATGAACCTTTATCACGAGAAGTTCGCCAGACCGGGACTGGAACTGTACGCTGCCGCCACAAAAGTATTGAAGGCGGTCAAGGGTGATACCTATGCCCAGTTCGCCCAAATGATCGACTTCACCTGGTTTGAGATCTGGCATCATGAAGGACGGCGGGCACGTCATGCTGCGGCTATGATGGCACCGGACTATACCCATTGGCACGGAACCTATGAGGTGGCCAAGCACTGGTACGGCAAATACATTCCTGAGCTGAATGAAGTTATCGAAATGGGTAAAAACAGTGAAAAGAAAGAGGCTGTTGCAGCAGCTGAAGAGCTGGAAAAACTGCTGGTCAAAGTCCAGGCTGATGACAACCATAAATGGGCAACAGGTCAGGAAGATGCGGCTGACAAGGCTGAGCGGACCAAACGAGCTGAAGAGTTCAAGAAACGCTACGCCAAATAA
- a CDS encoding TolC family protein: protein MQRPYFFLFTPLFLAVMLSSSPATCWARKETATKLTLEEAIERALQHNRQLKSSTLDLSSRQVYLDEAWDRFSVQISPLSSINYSAVSDEEQVVWKVGSEISKKFSNGIQVGVTPNIAVNDDSYGTGISCSLAVPLLRGYGQDVNLNTVQAREYSLHTAFRRLHRYKINTVLETVQAVYALIRAQYLVDLYTEQLSPLQGHLHTARIREKAGIGRSMDGYRAELRLKKVEEQLNSAQKHAAETADRLKDLLALPLDKSIEVQAPLEYTLINIKLNEAIQIALQHRIEIGQGRADIVEARRKEKVAEQNTLPDLELKLGYKRQSEAEEFENFSFPDEEIWSVALTSSTDWKRSTEKAALANSRLAVDRSRLGLESSREKIIREVRTVLNALDASRARIALRREQIHQATGKQRLAKVKFQYNEADNFDLLEAETQLEQAKVDLMTDEIRYITDGYRFRAAMGTLIAFAPSNKDSTHTP, encoded by the coding sequence ATGCAGCGTCCCTATTTCTTCCTCTTTACTCCACTCTTCCTTGCCGTGATGCTCTCTTCTTCTCCGGCAACTTGCTGGGCAAGAAAAGAAACAGCCACAAAGCTCACCCTGGAAGAAGCTATTGAACGCGCGCTTCAGCATAATCGTCAACTCAAAAGCAGTACACTGGATTTAAGCAGCAGACAGGTCTACCTGGACGAGGCCTGGGACAGGTTCTCGGTGCAAATTTCCCCGCTTTCCAGCATCAACTACTCAGCTGTAAGCGATGAGGAACAGGTTGTCTGGAAGGTGGGCAGTGAAATATCAAAAAAATTCAGCAACGGCATCCAGGTCGGCGTAACACCCAATATTGCAGTCAATGACGACAGCTACGGAACAGGTATCAGCTGTTCGCTGGCAGTCCCCCTGCTGCGGGGATATGGCCAGGACGTTAATCTCAATACAGTGCAGGCACGGGAATACAGCCTGCATACCGCCTTTCGTCGCCTTCACCGTTATAAGATCAACACCGTACTGGAGACTGTGCAGGCCGTCTACGCCCTGATTCGGGCCCAATATCTCGTTGATCTGTACACAGAGCAGTTATCTCCGCTTCAAGGCCATCTGCACACGGCCCGCATACGAGAAAAAGCCGGAATAGGTCGTTCTATGGATGGATACCGGGCGGAACTCCGCCTGAAAAAGGTTGAGGAACAGCTAAATAGCGCCCAAAAACACGCTGCGGAAACAGCAGATCGCCTCAAAGACCTCCTTGCCCTGCCCCTGGATAAATCCATAGAGGTACAGGCACCCCTGGAATACACTCTGATCAATATCAAACTGAACGAGGCAATCCAAATCGCCTTGCAGCACCGGATTGAGATAGGCCAGGGCCGGGCTGATATTGTTGAAGCCCGGCGCAAGGAAAAGGTAGCGGAGCAGAATACCCTACCCGACCTTGAGCTCAAGCTCGGGTACAAACGCCAAAGTGAGGCAGAGGAATTCGAAAACTTTTCCTTTCCTGATGAGGAGATCTGGTCGGTAGCCCTGACCAGCAGCACGGACTGGAAGCGCTCAACGGAAAAGGCGGCCCTGGCCAATAGCCGCCTGGCCGTTGATCGCAGCCGTCTGGGCCTGGAGTCTTCCCGGGAGAAAATCATTCGCGAGGTGCGTACCGTGCTCAATGCCCTTGATGCCTCCAGGGCACGCATTGCCCTCCGCCGGGAGCAAATCCATCAGGCCACAGGGAAGCAACGACTGGCCAAGGTGAAGTTCCAGTATAATGAGGCAGATAATTTTGACCTCCTTGAGGCCGAAACTCAACTTGAACAGGCCAAGGTCGATCTGATGACCGATGAAATTCGTTACATTACCGACGGCTACCGATTCCGTGCCGCTATGGGTACCCTGATCGCCTTTGCCCCCTCCAACAAGGACTCCACTCATACCCCATGA
- a CDS encoding efflux RND transporter periplasmic adaptor subunit → MKYLLFLVCAALLSVLLFRQHAPSSSEQAPPLTTVALRDFQVTVRTVGTLHAVNSHVVASRIKGPGAKIIFLAQDGYPVKKGDILVRFDPTRFEEAVAECTAQINDLTAGLEAAEQLLSWEEIEVGHKIESARYSLRVAKLELQRLVKGDGPMTLAQYRDEQEKAELELKRYQDYAADLEKLAQEGYENPAELGRIRDKIAVAKEEFTSAKRRFTSYRDFVLPSLTETATAKVENAKLSQQQVGKAGVHTIARAKASVDQVQAKLQAARTALNQAKAELEKTSLYAPFDGLVIHHEAFRNGEMRTAQEGDTVIIHQPILSLPDLSSLIVKSKVREIDLHKIAVGQPALITLDAYPALHLQGELAFIGALAKKQQGRQYGEKYFQIHFSLKSSDKRLRPGMSARVELQTAQVTQVLSLPVEAVFQDNDGPFCYVQRGTEVQRRSLQTGHSNEYFIEITGGLTAGEQVLLVRPDDH, encoded by the coding sequence ATGAAATACCTCCTCTTCCTTGTCTGCGCTGCTCTCCTCTCTGTTTTACTGTTCAGGCAGCATGCTCCCTCCTCCTCTGAACAAGCACCGCCCCTGACCACAGTAGCGCTCCGGGATTTCCAGGTAACAGTGCGCACGGTGGGCACGCTTCATGCCGTCAACTCCCACGTAGTCGCCTCCCGGATCAAAGGGCCTGGGGCAAAGATTATCTTCCTGGCCCAGGACGGGTACCCGGTCAAAAAAGGTGATATCCTGGTACGCTTTGATCCCACCCGTTTTGAGGAGGCAGTGGCTGAATGTACAGCCCAGATCAATGATCTGACAGCTGGGCTTGAGGCGGCAGAGCAGCTTCTGAGTTGGGAGGAAATAGAGGTGGGACATAAAATCGAGAGCGCCCGCTACAGCCTCCGGGTTGCGAAACTGGAATTGCAGCGCTTGGTGAAAGGCGACGGCCCCATGACCTTGGCCCAATATCGCGATGAACAGGAAAAGGCTGAGCTGGAACTGAAACGCTATCAGGATTATGCTGCTGATCTGGAAAAGCTGGCGCAGGAAGGCTACGAGAATCCAGCAGAACTGGGCCGCATCCGTGATAAAATTGCCGTAGCCAAAGAAGAGTTTACCAGCGCCAAGCGCCGTTTCACCTCCTACCGGGACTTTGTTCTGCCTTCACTCACGGAAACCGCCACAGCCAAGGTGGAGAATGCCAAACTGAGCCAGCAACAGGTAGGCAAGGCCGGTGTGCATACCATTGCCAGAGCCAAGGCCTCTGTTGATCAGGTCCAGGCAAAGCTCCAGGCTGCCCGGACCGCCCTCAATCAGGCAAAGGCGGAGCTGGAGAAAACCAGCCTCTACGCCCCCTTTGACGGCCTGGTTATTCATCACGAGGCCTTCCGCAACGGAGAGATGCGAACTGCCCAGGAGGGCGACACGGTCATCATTCATCAACCCATCCTTTCCCTGCCCGACCTGAGCAGCCTGATTGTTAAAAGCAAGGTCCGGGAAATTGATCTGCATAAGATCGCGGTGGGGCAGCCTGCCCTGATCACCCTGGATGCCTACCCTGCCCTCCACCTCCAAGGCGAACTGGCCTTTATCGGGGCCCTGGCAAAGAAACAGCAAGGCCGTCAATACGGAGAAAAGTATTTCCAGATTCACTTTTCCCTCAAAAGCAGCGATAAACGGCTTAGGCCGGGCATGTCAGCACGGGTGGAACTGCAAACCGCACAGGTCACTCAAGTGCTCTCCCTGCCCGTTGAAGCTGTGTTCCAGGATAATGACGGTCCTTTCTGTTATGTCCAGAGAGGTACTGAGGTGCAACGACGTAGCCTGCAAACCGGGCACAGCAACGAATACTTTATCGAGATTACCGGGGGGCTGACCGCAGGGGAGCAGGTCCTGCTGGTGCGACCTGACGATCATTGA
- a CDS encoding cytochrome b: protein MQLDTQSKLGSNTLALHWIVGIMMIMLLAVGVFMEETKSYALYPWHKAFGVLIIFPVILRVVWRIKSGWPPPIREYKKIEKIMSKLVHYLLLIGTVILPISGFVMSAMGGHGVELFGLELVARNPDPANPMEVIPLNGSVAGIAHELHAIAGTSIIIGVILHIVGVLKHHILDKDGTLLRMLGAKV from the coding sequence ATGCAGCTCGATACCCAATCCAAGCTCGGTAGCAATACATTGGCATTACACTGGATCGTAGGCATCATGATGATAATGTTATTGGCAGTAGGTGTCTTCATGGAAGAAACAAAATCTTATGCACTGTATCCTTGGCATAAAGCATTTGGTGTATTGATTATATTTCCTGTCATTCTCCGAGTGGTCTGGAGAATAAAAAGCGGTTGGCCTCCTCCCATTCGTGAATACAAAAAAATAGAAAAAATAATGTCAAAGCTTGTCCACTATCTTTTGCTGATCGGTACGGTGATACTGCCGATTTCCGGTTTTGTTATGTCAGCAATGGGTGGTCATGGTGTTGAGTTGTTCGGCTTGGAGCTTGTGGCCCGAAATCCTGATCCAGCCAATCCGATGGAAGTTATTCCATTGAACGGGTCAGTTGCAGGTATTGCCCATGAACTGCACGCTATAGCTGGCACCAGCATTATCATCGGAGTGATCCTTCATATTGTTGGAGTATTAAAGCACCATATACTCGACAAGGATGGAACATTACTCCGCATGCTGGGAGCGAAAGTTTGA